Proteins from a single region of Haloterrigena alkaliphila:
- a CDS encoding sulfatase family protein: MDSPNVLLIHCHDLGQYIGCYDVDIETPNLERLADEGARFANHFTTAPQCSPSRSSLFTGCYPHVNGLLGLAHTDWELDTERTLPQRLSDAGYETHLFGLQHISESPENIGYDEIHTAGRLSPNVAPELHSVNRAADVADTLSQYLNSGLNSPFFASVGFFEAHRLETDEPDEEEGAVLYGYGDRYDADDPDEIEVPGYLPDEPGIREDLAAMRGMVYAVDDALGTILDALESAGLEEETLVLFTTEHGIAFPRAKGTCYDPGVEAFLLARYPPLIDGGTVYEELVSNVDVMPTVLDLAIGETPADIDGYSLVPLLDDARTYSPRDRVFAEITWHGTYNPIRAVRTERFKYIRNFWHNPRVFLPNDVYASRAGKEVRGRYGRPSRVFEELYDLESDPHERENVADEADYEQVRAKLESTLATWMHETDDPILEGPVRPDDYDEMFDGLE, from the coding sequence ATGGACTCGCCGAACGTGCTGCTGATCCACTGCCACGACCTCGGGCAATACATCGGGTGCTACGACGTCGACATCGAGACGCCGAACCTCGAGCGGTTGGCCGACGAGGGCGCCCGGTTCGCCAATCACTTCACGACCGCACCGCAGTGTTCGCCGAGCCGCAGTAGCCTCTTCACCGGCTGCTATCCCCACGTGAACGGGCTCCTGGGACTGGCGCATACTGACTGGGAACTCGACACCGAGCGGACGCTTCCACAGCGGTTGTCGGACGCCGGCTACGAGACCCACCTGTTCGGCCTCCAGCACATCTCGGAGTCGCCCGAGAATATCGGGTACGACGAGATCCACACGGCCGGTCGCCTCTCTCCGAACGTCGCTCCGGAGTTGCACTCGGTCAACCGCGCGGCCGACGTCGCGGACACCCTCTCGCAGTACCTGAACAGCGGGCTCAACTCTCCGTTCTTCGCGTCGGTGGGGTTCTTCGAGGCCCACCGGCTGGAGACGGACGAACCGGACGAGGAGGAAGGGGCCGTCCTCTACGGGTACGGCGATCGCTACGACGCGGACGACCCAGACGAGATCGAGGTACCCGGCTACCTGCCCGACGAACCGGGCATTCGCGAGGACCTCGCGGCCATGCGAGGGATGGTGTACGCCGTCGACGACGCCCTGGGAACGATCCTCGATGCCCTCGAGTCGGCGGGCCTCGAGGAGGAGACGCTCGTGCTGTTCACGACCGAACACGGTATCGCGTTCCCGCGGGCGAAGGGCACCTGTTACGATCCGGGCGTCGAGGCGTTTCTGCTGGCGCGATACCCGCCGCTGATCGACGGCGGGACGGTCTACGAGGAACTGGTGAGCAACGTGGACGTCATGCCGACGGTTCTCGACCTCGCGATCGGCGAGACGCCGGCCGACATCGACGGCTACAGTCTGGTCCCGCTGCTCGACGACGCCCGGACGTACTCCCCGCGCGACCGCGTATTTGCGGAGATCACCTGGCACGGAACGTACAACCCGATTCGGGCCGTCCGGACGGAGCGGTTCAAGTACATCAGGAACTTCTGGCATAACCCGCGCGTGTTCCTCCCGAACGACGTCTACGCGAGCCGAGCGGGGAAGGAGGTTCGGGGCCGCTACGGCCGCCCGTCGCGGGTGTTCGAGGAACTGTACGACCTCGAATCCGATCCGCACGAGCGGGAGAACGTCGCCGACGAGGCGGACTACGAACAAGTGCGAGCCAAGCTGGAGTCGACGCTCGCCACGTGGATGCACGAGACGGACGATCCGATACTCGAGGGGCCGGTCCGTCCCGACGATTACGACGAGATGTTCGACGGCCTCGAGTAA
- a CDS encoding alpha/beta fold hydrolase, which yields MNHDTWSESQAEAIVTVDGHELSVAYRDEGDGEPVVFLHGIPTWSFLWRRIAPQLSDRFRTIVPDFVGYGNSDRRDAFDRSIRAQEQAVADLVDQLGLEAFHVVGHDLGGGVALRYAAHTEGRIDKLVLSNATAYGSWPVEYITSLGLPRTLEMDPDAFRERLDRAFVDGLERADPEPEWVSGMTAPWLRDDGQRALARASVATNTNHTTEIEYDAIDVDLLCLWGAADEEQPVEDGRRLVDDIGGEVVALEDAGHWVTEDRPDAYRDRLEAFLTG from the coding sequence GTGAACCACGATACCTGGTCCGAGTCGCAAGCGGAGGCGATCGTCACCGTCGACGGCCACGAGCTGTCGGTCGCGTACCGCGACGAGGGAGACGGAGAGCCAGTCGTGTTTCTCCACGGTATCCCGACGTGGTCGTTTCTCTGGCGGCGGATCGCGCCGCAGTTGTCGGATCGGTTCCGGACGATCGTCCCGGACTTCGTCGGCTACGGAAACAGCGATCGGCGCGACGCGTTCGACCGCTCGATCCGCGCTCAGGAGCAGGCCGTCGCCGATCTCGTCGATCAGTTGGGACTCGAGGCGTTCCACGTCGTCGGGCACGACCTCGGCGGCGGAGTCGCGCTCCGGTACGCCGCGCATACCGAGGGGCGGATCGACAAATTGGTCCTCTCGAACGCGACGGCGTACGGCTCCTGGCCGGTGGAGTACATCACCTCGCTGGGACTGCCGCGGACGCTCGAGATGGATCCCGACGCGTTCCGCGAGCGACTCGATCGCGCGTTCGTCGACGGACTCGAACGGGCCGACCCGGAGCCGGAGTGGGTCAGCGGAATGACCGCGCCATGGCTCCGAGACGACGGACAGCGGGCGCTGGCCCGCGCCTCCGTGGCGACGAACACGAACCACACGACCGAGATCGAGTACGATGCCATCGACGTCGATCTGTTGTGTCTGTGGGGCGCGGCGGACGAGGAACAGCCGGTCGAGGACGGCCGACGACTCGTCGACGATATCGGCGGCGAGGTCGTCGCGCTCGAGGACGCCGGTCACTGGGTGACCGAGGACCGGCCGGACGCGTACCGCGACCGCCTCGAGGCGTTTCTCACCGGGTGA
- a CDS encoding DUF302 domain-containing protein, with product MPGKSPSDDDGRDATGTDSRRLLADGGSDDGLVTVESDADVETSVERVRDAIEGNDDLGLLAEFDHEANADSVDRDLEPTTVLVFGNPELGTPLMQAGRTLAIDLPQKLLVTERADGTVTVTYNDPTYLADRHGVEDQDDRLDTVSDALSSLAAVAAGRE from the coding sequence ATGCCAGGGAAGTCACCGAGTGACGACGACGGAAGGGACGCTACCGGTACCGACAGCCGACGGCTGCTCGCCGACGGTGGATCGGACGACGGACTCGTAACCGTGGAGAGCGACGCCGACGTCGAGACGTCCGTCGAACGCGTGAGAGACGCCATCGAAGGTAACGACGACCTCGGTCTGCTGGCGGAGTTCGACCACGAGGCCAACGCCGACTCGGTCGATCGCGACCTCGAGCCGACGACCGTGCTGGTGTTCGGCAACCCGGAACTGGGAACGCCGTTGATGCAGGCGGGCCGGACGCTGGCGATCGATCTCCCGCAAAAACTGCTCGTTACGGAACGAGCGGACGGTACCGTCACGGTAACCTACAATGATCCGACCTATCTCGCGGACCGACACGGCGTGGAGGATCAGGACGACCGCCTGGATACCGTCTCGGACGCACTGTCATCGCTGGCCGCCGTCGCGGCCGGACGGGAGTAA
- a CDS encoding putative quinol monooxygenase has protein sequence MLVIHATFPVEPDSRDEALELVRDLAEDSREEDGIIDYRVATDVEEPNVFRFFERYEDEAAFGAHAETDHFQAFEEALPDLLAGEPDVTRFDVESSSPVEL, from the coding sequence ATGCTCGTTATCCACGCGACGTTTCCGGTCGAGCCGGACAGCCGCGACGAGGCCCTCGAACTCGTACGGGATCTAGCCGAAGACTCCCGGGAGGAGGACGGTATTATCGACTATCGAGTCGCGACGGACGTCGAAGAGCCGAACGTGTTCCGGTTCTTCGAACGGTACGAGGACGAAGCCGCCTTCGGCGCGCACGCCGAGACCGACCACTTTCAGGCGTTCGAGGAAGCGCTCCCGGATCTGCTTGCGGGCGAACCGGACGTCACCCGCTTCGACGTCGAATCGTCGTCGCCGGTCGAACTGTGA
- a CDS encoding haloacid dehalogenase type II encodes MAFAPDRVTTITFDSYSTIVDVDAAVQALTDHVDDPEPVSTLWRLRSLEYTLVANYLDAYQPFYEMNRDALQYALDVFDVDITEDERDEVLAVYHELEVFDDVRDGIERLHEGGYDCYVVSNGDPDMLSSMVAHAGIDDLLADTISADEVETFKPAAELYRHAAARTGTPIDEIVHVTAGWYDVMGAKHAGMQGAWVDRKGRPWEAVAGTPDLTVESFYELANALGV; translated from the coding sequence ATGGCGTTCGCTCCCGATCGCGTCACGACGATCACGTTCGATTCGTACAGCACCATCGTCGACGTCGATGCCGCCGTGCAGGCCCTCACGGATCACGTCGACGACCCCGAACCGGTATCGACGCTGTGGCGACTCCGATCGCTCGAGTACACGCTCGTCGCGAACTACCTCGACGCGTACCAACCGTTCTACGAGATGAACCGGGACGCGCTCCAGTACGCGCTGGACGTGTTCGACGTCGATATCACGGAAGATGAACGCGACGAGGTACTGGCGGTCTACCACGAACTCGAGGTCTTCGACGACGTTCGAGACGGGATCGAACGGCTCCACGAGGGCGGCTACGATTGTTACGTGGTCTCGAACGGGGACCCGGACATGCTGTCTTCGATGGTCGCCCACGCCGGTATCGACGATCTCCTCGCGGATACGATCAGCGCCGACGAGGTCGAGACGTTCAAGCCCGCCGCCGAACTCTATCGCCACGCGGCAGCGAGAACTGGAACACCGATCGACGAAATCGTTCACGTTACCGCCGGCTGGTACGACGTCATGGGAGCGAAACACGCCGGCATGCAGGGTGCGTGGGTCGACCGGAAGGGACGGCCGTGGGAGGCGGTCGCTGGAACGCCGGATCTGACCGTCGAATCGTTCTACGAACTCGCAAATGCACTCGGCGTCTAA
- a CDS encoding alpha/beta fold hydrolase, with protein MDYETWADEQETTTVSVDEHDLEVAYYDDGDGEPILFCHGIPTSSFLWRDVAPPLSDEYRVIVPDMVGYGNSAMHDGFDRSIRAQEAMIDGLVDELDLEPLSFVGHDLGGGVGLRYAAHEPDAVENLVLSNAVCYDSWPIETILDLGLPATIDEMSVDDAREMLEGVFRETRYDDPSEEFVDGMLDPWDSEAAIVSLSRNAIGTNTSHTTEIDPSEISARTLLLWGAEDEFQPIEYAERLEEDVSDAELVGLDEASHWVMADRPDAYGDRLREFLDGA; from the coding sequence ATGGATTACGAGACGTGGGCAGACGAGCAGGAGACGACGACCGTCAGCGTCGACGAGCACGACCTCGAGGTCGCCTACTACGACGACGGTGACGGCGAACCGATACTGTTTTGCCACGGCATTCCGACGTCGTCGTTCCTCTGGCGCGACGTCGCACCGCCGCTGTCCGACGAGTACCGAGTGATCGTCCCGGACATGGTCGGGTACGGGAATTCGGCGATGCACGACGGCTTCGATCGCTCGATCCGCGCCCAGGAGGCGATGATCGACGGGTTAGTCGACGAACTGGACCTCGAGCCCCTCTCGTTCGTCGGGCACGACCTCGGCGGCGGCGTGGGACTTCGCTACGCCGCTCACGAACCCGACGCGGTCGAGAACCTCGTCCTCTCGAACGCCGTCTGCTACGATTCCTGGCCGATCGAGACGATCCTCGATCTCGGACTGCCCGCGACCATCGACGAGATGAGCGTCGACGACGCCCGAGAAATGCTCGAAGGGGTCTTCCGTGAGACCCGCTACGACGACCCGAGCGAAGAATTCGTCGACGGGATGCTCGACCCGTGGGACTCCGAAGCAGCGATCGTCTCGCTCTCGCGCAACGCGATCGGGACCAACACGAGTCACACGACCGAGATCGATCCGAGCGAGATTTCGGCTCGAACGCTCCTCCTGTGGGGCGCCGAGGACGAGTTCCAGCCCATCGAGTACGCCGAGCGGCTGGAAGAAGACGTTTCCGACGCCGAACTCGTCGGGTTGGACGAGGCGAGTCACTGGGTCATGGCCGATCGGCCCGACGCCTACGGCGATCGGCTCCGCGAATTCCTCGACGGGGCCTAA
- a CDS encoding MarR family transcriptional regulator, which translates to MSDTPALSTNTAPEAAKDVPPSAKLVLTVLVHEGTLTQSRLAEETMLPARTVRYALNQLEDRDLVTSEISFMDARQNVYSLNDERFAEAASR; encoded by the coding sequence ATGAGCGATACGCCCGCCCTGTCGACGAACACCGCACCGGAAGCCGCCAAGGACGTTCCGCCGAGCGCCAAACTCGTGTTGACCGTCCTCGTTCACGAAGGGACCCTCACTCAGTCCCGACTCGCGGAGGAAACGATGTTACCCGCTCGGACGGTTCGCTACGCGTTGAACCAACTCGAGGACCGCGACCTCGTCACCTCGGAAATATCGTTCATGGACGCCAGACAGAACGTGTATTCCCTCAACGACGAGCGGTTTGCAGAAGCGGCGTCACGGTGA
- a CDS encoding helix-turn-helix domain-containing protein, with translation MAPFESELAVYTCQSCGECQLASAAPTCCGEPMDEIDETVPVESPDESHLMRAVFDISETELEVCRHLMSENELTVDELTGLVDRDRSVVTRHLNHLVELGMVEKHSRVLSNGGRVNVYSHRSADAVRRQFKLGLYTWLTDAVDVIDDLSEDKIERLVGGADEDDRGPVIVEEDE, from the coding sequence ATGGCACCCTTCGAGTCCGAACTCGCCGTGTACACCTGTCAGTCGTGCGGCGAGTGCCAGTTGGCGTCCGCGGCGCCGACGTGTTGTGGGGAACCGATGGACGAGATCGACGAGACGGTTCCCGTCGAATCGCCGGACGAGTCGCATCTCATGCGGGCCGTATTCGACATCTCCGAGACGGAACTCGAGGTCTGTCGGCACCTGATGTCCGAGAACGAACTCACGGTCGACGAACTCACGGGACTGGTCGATCGGGACCGAAGCGTCGTCACTCGCCATCTCAACCACCTCGTCGAACTAGGGATGGTCGAGAAGCACTCCCGCGTGCTCTCTAATGGCGGCCGCGTGAACGTCTACTCGCATCGATCGGCGGACGCGGTCCGTCGACAGTTCAAACTCGGGCTGTACACGTGGCTGACCGACGCCGTGGACGTCATCGACGACCTCAGCGAGGACAAGATCGAGCGACTCGTCGGGGGAGCGGACGAGGACGACCGCGGTCCGGTCATCGTCGAAGAGGACGAGTAA
- a CDS encoding FAD-dependent oxidoreductase, with protein sequence MTDTFVIVGGDAAGMAAASKARREDSDLEIVVFEKGEWVSYGACGLPYYVKGEIQSLEALVSVTPQEFREERDIDLRTGHEVVAIDPDERTVTAESDDGDVVQPYDHLLLATGAESVVPPIGGVDLEGVYTLGSMSDGKELREYVARARSDESFQQPDRGPACRYLEDCTGPVAVVGGGYIGIEMAEALAANDFEVHLFQRGDRVLKGFSEATSEAVAAHLRDQDVTLYLGSEVRELAGSGASDDSEGRSPSSNRTQSDDAGEVGAVVTETERVPVDMVLLGTGVRPRTALAENAGLEIGPTGAIATDAYRETSAPDVYAAGDCAEATHVVTGEPTYAPLALTANRHGRAVGQTVTGTPSEGGGVAGTAAVKAFDVEAARTGIIDPDEARKAGFDPVSETITAKSRAGYYPEGGDVTVTLTADRDSGRVLGASLVSEYGEGAVHRSHAVVGALEAGATVFELENYDLAYAPPFNTTWDPVLVAAKVLGGELR encoded by the coding sequence ATGACGGATACCTTCGTCATCGTCGGCGGTGACGCGGCGGGAATGGCCGCGGCGAGCAAGGCCCGACGCGAGGATTCCGACCTCGAGATCGTCGTCTTCGAGAAGGGGGAGTGGGTCTCCTACGGCGCCTGCGGGCTGCCCTACTACGTCAAAGGAGAGATCCAGTCGCTCGAGGCGCTGGTCTCGGTCACACCGCAGGAGTTCCGCGAGGAACGCGACATCGACCTGCGGACGGGCCACGAGGTCGTCGCGATCGATCCCGACGAGCGGACGGTTACGGCCGAGAGTGACGATGGAGACGTCGTCCAGCCGTACGATCACCTGCTGCTCGCGACGGGCGCGGAGTCGGTCGTCCCGCCGATCGGCGGCGTCGACCTCGAGGGCGTCTACACGCTCGGGTCGATGAGCGACGGAAAGGAACTCCGGGAGTACGTCGCCCGCGCCCGCAGCGACGAGTCGTTCCAGCAGCCGGACCGGGGGCCGGCCTGCCGGTACCTCGAGGACTGCACCGGCCCGGTCGCCGTCGTCGGCGGTGGCTACATCGGTATCGAGATGGCCGAAGCGCTGGCCGCGAACGACTTCGAAGTCCACCTGTTCCAGCGCGGTGATCGCGTCCTGAAGGGGTTCAGCGAGGCGACCAGCGAGGCGGTGGCCGCCCACCTCCGCGACCAGGACGTAACCCTCTATCTCGGAAGCGAAGTCCGTGAACTCGCGGGCAGCGGGGCGTCCGACGACAGCGAGGGGCGAAGTCCCTCGAGCAATCGGACGCAGTCCGATGACGCCGGCGAGGTCGGTGCCGTCGTCACCGAAACCGAGCGAGTCCCGGTCGATATGGTCCTGCTCGGAACCGGCGTTCGCCCGCGGACGGCCCTCGCCGAAAACGCCGGCCTCGAGATCGGGCCGACGGGCGCGATCGCGACCGACGCTTACCGCGAGACGAGCGCACCTGACGTCTACGCCGCGGGCGACTGCGCGGAGGCCACCCACGTCGTGACCGGTGAGCCGACGTACGCGCCGCTGGCGCTGACGGCCAACCGACACGGCCGTGCGGTCGGCCAGACCGTCACCGGAACACCCTCGGAGGGCGGCGGCGTCGCCGGCACGGCCGCCGTGAAGGCATTCGACGTCGAAGCGGCTCGGACCGGGATCATCGATCCCGACGAGGCCCGAAAAGCCGGATTCGACCCCGTCAGCGAGACCATCACCGCGAAATCGCGCGCGGGCTACTATCCCGAGGGCGGCGACGTCACCGTCACGCTGACGGCCGACCGTGACTCGGGACGCGTGCTCGGGGCGAGTCTGGTCAGCGAGTACGGCGAGGGCGCGGTCCACCGCAGTCACGCGGTCGTCGGCGCCCTCGAGGCGGGCGCCACCGTCTTCGAACTCGAGAACTACGACCTCGCGTACGCGCCGCCGTTCAACACGACGTGGGATCCCGTGCTCGTCGCCGCGAAGGTGCTCGGCGGGGAACTGCGATGA